A genomic segment from Glycine soja cultivar W05 chromosome 18, ASM419377v2, whole genome shotgun sequence encodes:
- the LOC114397242 gene encoding uncharacterized protein LOC114397242, translated as MKKKKRESKSECAREKKKEASSAEGREVPYPFVPSRKDKERHLARFLDIFKKLEITMPFGEALQQMPLYAKFLKDMLTRKNKYIYSDNIIVEGNCSVGIQCILPPKHKDLGSVTNPCSIGEVSVGKALIDLGATINLMLLSMCRRLGELEIMPTRMTLQLAYHSITRPYGVIEDVLVRVKHLIFPTNFVVMDVEEDVDIPLILGRPFMSIASCVVDMGKKKLEMGIEDQQINFDLFNDERKMLD; from the coding sequence atgaaaaagaaaaagagagaaagcaaGAGTgagtgtgctagagagaaaaagaaagaagcatctTCAGCTGAAGGGagagaagtaccatatccttttGTACCTTCTAGGAAAGACAAAGAAAGACATCTAGCTAGATTTCTGGATATCTTCAAGAAGCTAGAAATTACcatgccctttggagaagctctacagcagatgccactctatgcTAAATTTCTAAAAGACATGCTAACTAGGAAGAACAAGTACATCTATAGTGACAACATCattgtggaaggaaattgtagtgtcGGAATTCAATGTATCCTTCCACCAAAACATAAGGATCTAGGCAGTGTCACTAATCCTTGTTCTATAGGTGAAGTTTCTGTTGGCAAAGCTCTTATTGATTTGGGAGCCACTATTAATTTGATGCTGCTTTCCATGTGCCGGAGACTtggagagttggagataatgCCTACTAGGATGACTTTACAGTTAGCATATCACTCCATCACCAGACCTTATGGAGTGATTGAGGATGTTCTGGTTCGGGTCAAGCATCTTATCTTTCCTACTAACTTCGTTGTAATGGACGTTGAGGAAGATGTAGATATTCCCTTAATTTTGGGACGTCCATTTATGTCTATTGCAAGCTGTGTAGTGGACATGGGGAAGAAAAAGTTAGAAATGGGTATTGAAGACCAACAGATCAACTTTGATCTATTTAATGACGAAAGAAAAATGCTGGACTAG